The following coding sequences lie in one Paracidovorax avenae genomic window:
- the queA gene encoding tRNA preQ1(34) S-adenosylmethionine ribosyltransferase-isomerase QueA — translation MSASQPPRAFTLSDFDFSLPPELIAQHPAPERSASRLLDGRADAPVDRIFRELPDLLQPGDLLVFNDTRVVKARVFGEKASGGKVELLIERVLVGPGGEPGNEVVAHMKVSKKPAVGAMLHMAGGPASGGFGATLLGRWPDEDGPLFRFALSSPDGAGPHALMERHGHMPLPPYIERHQEGGGDPDAAEDAERYQTVFARAPGAVAAPTAALHFDEGVLAALAACGVERASVTLHVGAGTFQPVKTESLADHRMHSEWYEVPLATLAALERCRQRGGRVVAVGTTTVRTLESWARSGQATGDTDIFITPGFAFQVVDLLVTNFHLPKSTLMMLISAFTSYDHAMGLYRHAIAQRYRFFSYGDAMLLARR, via the coding sequence ATGTCCGCCAGTCAGCCGCCCCGCGCCTTCACCCTCAGCGACTTCGATTTCTCGCTGCCCCCCGAACTCATCGCCCAGCACCCCGCGCCCGAGCGCAGCGCCTCGCGCCTGCTCGATGGCCGTGCGGATGCACCCGTGGACCGCATCTTCCGCGAGCTGCCGGACCTGCTGCAGCCAGGCGACCTGCTGGTGTTCAACGACACGCGCGTGGTCAAGGCCCGCGTGTTCGGCGAGAAGGCCAGCGGCGGCAAGGTGGAGCTGCTGATCGAGCGCGTGCTCGTGGGCCCGGGCGGCGAGCCCGGCAACGAGGTGGTCGCGCACATGAAGGTGAGCAAGAAGCCTGCCGTGGGCGCCATGCTCCACATGGCCGGAGGCCCTGCGAGCGGCGGCTTCGGCGCGACGCTGCTGGGCCGCTGGCCCGACGAGGACGGTCCCCTGTTCCGCTTCGCGCTGTCGAGCCCCGACGGCGCGGGCCCGCATGCGCTCATGGAGCGCCACGGCCACATGCCGCTGCCACCCTACATCGAGCGCCACCAGGAAGGCGGCGGAGATCCCGATGCGGCCGAGGATGCCGAACGCTACCAGACCGTGTTCGCGCGCGCGCCGGGCGCGGTGGCGGCGCCCACGGCGGCGCTGCATTTCGACGAAGGGGTGCTGGCGGCGCTGGCGGCGTGCGGCGTGGAGCGCGCGAGCGTCACGCTGCACGTGGGCGCCGGCACCTTCCAGCCCGTGAAGACCGAGAGCCTGGCGGACCACCGCATGCACAGCGAGTGGTACGAGGTGCCGCTGGCCACGCTGGCGGCGCTGGAGCGCTGCCGGCAGCGCGGCGGCCGCGTGGTGGCCGTGGGCACGACGACGGTGCGCACGCTCGAATCCTGGGCGCGCAGCGGGCAGGCCACGGGCGATACCGACATCTTCATCACGCCGGGCTTCGCCTTCCAGGTGGTGGACCTGCTGGTCACCAACTTCCACCTGCCCAAGAGCACGCTGATGATGCTCATCAGCGCCTTCACGAGCTACGACCATGCCATGGGCCTCTACCGCCACGCGATCGCGCAGCGCTACCGGTTCTTCAGCTACGGTGACGCGATGCTGCTGGCGCGTCGCTGA
- the recG gene encoding ATP-dependent DNA helicase RecG: MPVPAPGPAQKALLKLGLSRDIDLALHLPLRYEDETRIIPLRNVRDGDTAQIEATVTASEVQLRPRRQLVVTVDDGTGTCELRFFSFYPSHQKTLAVGARLRIRGEVKGGFWGRQMLHPAFRLAGGELPAALTPVYPTTAGLPQPYLRRAIVSALQRVDLSETIPPGLEPPIPRFLGEGGGGRSWWTLRDALVFLHHPAPDVALATLEDHSHPAWQRLKAEELLAQQLSQLEAKRERDRLRAPVLRPVPGEQGGPALHERLLAALPFGLTAAQQRVCAEIAADLARPVPMHRLLQGDVGSGKTVVAALSAAVCMDAGWQCALMAPTEILAEQHFRKLIGWLEPLLAAGGRRVAWLAGGQKKKERAAMLALVESGEAALVVGTHAVIQDQVRFRNLALAVIDEQHRFGVAQRLALRRKLADQGMEPHLLMMSATPIPRTLAMSYYADLDVSTIDELPPGRTPIVTKLIADSRKDEVIERIGAQVASGRQVYWVCPLIEESEALDLSNATATHLELSEALQGDPARGQAPVMVGLLHSRMPPAEKKAVMELFTAGTMGVLVSTTVIEVGVDVPNASLMVIEHAERFGLSQLHQLRGRVGRGSAASACVLLYSTGESGRLGETARDRLRAMAETQDGFEIARRDLEIRGPGEFLGARQSGAPMLRFADLATDTLLLEWARETAPRMLDGHPGDARRHVGRWLGGKADYLKA; encoded by the coding sequence ATGCCCGTTCCCGCACCCGGTCCCGCCCAGAAAGCCCTCCTGAAGCTGGGACTGTCGCGCGACATCGACCTCGCGTTGCACCTGCCGCTGCGCTACGAGGACGAAACCCGCATCATCCCCCTGCGCAACGTGCGCGATGGCGACACGGCCCAGATCGAGGCCACGGTCACGGCCAGCGAAGTGCAGTTGCGCCCGCGCCGCCAACTGGTGGTGACGGTGGACGACGGCACCGGCACCTGCGAGCTGCGCTTCTTCAGTTTCTATCCCTCGCACCAGAAGACCCTGGCCGTCGGCGCGCGCCTGCGCATCCGCGGCGAGGTCAAGGGCGGCTTCTGGGGGCGGCAGATGCTGCACCCGGCATTCCGCCTGGCGGGCGGTGAGCTGCCCGCCGCCCTCACGCCGGTCTATCCGACCACGGCCGGCCTGCCCCAGCCCTATCTGCGCCGGGCCATCGTGAGCGCACTGCAGCGCGTGGATCTGTCCGAAACCATCCCGCCGGGCCTGGAGCCCCCGATCCCGCGGTTCCTGGGCGAGGGCGGAGGCGGCCGCTCCTGGTGGACGCTGCGCGACGCTCTCGTGTTCCTGCACCATCCCGCGCCCGACGTGGCCCTCGCCACGCTGGAGGACCACAGCCATCCGGCCTGGCAGCGGCTGAAGGCCGAGGAGTTGCTGGCGCAGCAGCTCTCGCAGCTGGAAGCCAAGCGCGAGCGCGACCGGCTGCGTGCCCCGGTGCTGCGGCCCGTGCCGGGCGAGCAGGGCGGGCCCGCGCTGCACGAGCGCCTGCTGGCCGCGCTGCCCTTCGGCCTCACGGCCGCGCAGCAGCGCGTGTGCGCCGAGATCGCGGCCGACCTCGCCCGCCCCGTGCCCATGCACCGGCTTCTGCAGGGCGACGTAGGTTCGGGCAAGACCGTGGTGGCGGCGCTTTCGGCGGCCGTGTGCATGGATGCCGGCTGGCAGTGCGCGCTCATGGCGCCCACCGAGATCCTGGCCGAGCAGCACTTCCGCAAGCTCATCGGCTGGCTGGAGCCCCTGCTCGCCGCCGGCGGACGTCGCGTGGCCTGGCTGGCCGGCGGCCAGAAGAAGAAGGAGCGCGCCGCCATGCTGGCGCTGGTGGAAAGCGGCGAGGCAGCCCTGGTCGTGGGCACCCACGCCGTGATCCAGGACCAGGTGCGCTTCCGCAACCTCGCGCTGGCCGTCATCGACGAGCAGCACCGTTTCGGCGTGGCGCAGCGGCTCGCGCTGCGCCGCAAGCTTGCCGACCAGGGCATGGAGCCGCACCTGCTGATGATGAGCGCCACGCCGATCCCGCGCACGCTCGCCATGAGCTACTACGCCGACCTCGACGTCTCCACCATCGACGAACTGCCCCCCGGCCGCACGCCCATCGTCACTAAGCTGATCGCCGACAGCCGCAAGGACGAGGTCATCGAGCGCATCGGCGCGCAGGTGGCCTCGGGCCGGCAGGTGTACTGGGTCTGCCCGCTCATCGAGGAAAGCGAAGCGCTGGACCTCTCCAACGCCACCGCCACCCACCTGGAACTCAGCGAGGCCCTGCAGGGCGATCCGGCGCGCGGGCAGGCGCCGGTCATGGTCGGCCTGCTGCACTCCCGCATGCCACCGGCCGAGAAGAAGGCCGTCATGGAACTGTTCACCGCCGGCACCATGGGCGTGCTCGTCTCCACCACGGTGATCGAGGTGGGCGTGGACGTGCCCAACGCTTCGCTCATGGTGATCGAGCATGCCGAGCGGTTCGGCCTCTCGCAGCTGCACCAGCTGCGCGGCCGCGTGGGCCGCGGATCGGCGGCGTCTGCCTGCGTGCTGCTCTACTCGACGGGCGAGAGCGGCCGGCTGGGCGAGACCGCGCGCGACCGCCTGCGGGCCATGGCCGAAACCCAGGACGGTTTCGAGATCGCGCGGCGCGACCTGGAAATCCGCGGCCCCGGCGAATTCCTCGGTGCGCGGCAGTCCGGCGCGCCGATGCTGCGCTTCGCGGACCTCGCCACCGACACCCTGCTGCTGGAGTGGGCGCGCGAGACGGCCCCGCGCATGCTCGACGGGCATCCCGGCGATGCGCGCCGCCACGTGGGCCGCTGGCTCGGCGGCAAGGCCGATTACCTCAAGGCCTGA
- a CDS encoding AraC family transcriptional regulator: MSRARPDRAPTVVRTYAMAERSRHLDFDIRDQSGRTPLTQPHKHEYFQIQASLEGATQHHVGGTVRPFTPGTLSFVLPHRMHLVPHPPGTRWLVVNFSQRFLWPDLRVDPLDLEDVPLALAPELAPFQFQEHLDFTFGGAAWQAVLGVLDMLQQENTARRLASVARIRGGLLELLARACQCREGELRALAANQAQRGSRRAALARVLRYLRGELAGEPTLASAAEAACLSPNYLAHLIKKETGRTFTELLTERRLALAQELLLATGERIGEIARRCGFADEAYFARRFRQWHGQSPRDWRTERLRELQGEAAARERVQVLR; the protein is encoded by the coding sequence ATGAGCCGGGCGCGTCCGGACCGCGCGCCCACGGTCGTCCGCACGTATGCGATGGCGGAGCGCTCCCGGCACCTGGACTTCGACATCCGCGACCAGAGCGGCCGCACGCCGCTCACGCAGCCGCACAAGCACGAGTATTTCCAGATCCAGGCCAGCCTCGAGGGGGCGACGCAGCACCACGTGGGCGGCACGGTGCGCCCCTTCACCCCGGGCACGCTGAGCTTCGTGCTTCCGCACCGCATGCACCTGGTGCCGCACCCGCCCGGCACGCGCTGGCTGGTGGTGAACTTCAGCCAGCGCTTTCTCTGGCCGGACCTGCGCGTGGACCCGCTGGACCTGGAGGACGTGCCACTGGCGCTGGCGCCCGAACTCGCGCCCTTCCAGTTCCAGGAGCACCTGGATTTCACCTTCGGCGGCGCGGCCTGGCAGGCCGTGCTGGGGGTGCTGGACATGCTGCAGCAGGAGAACACGGCGCGCCGGCTGGCGTCGGTGGCGCGCATCCGCGGCGGGCTGCTGGAGCTGCTGGCGCGCGCCTGCCAGTGCCGGGAGGGCGAGCTGCGCGCCCTGGCCGCCAACCAGGCCCAGCGCGGCAGCCGGCGCGCGGCCCTGGCCCGGGTGCTGCGCTACCTGCGCGGCGAGCTGGCGGGCGAGCCCACGCTCGCAAGCGCGGCCGAGGCGGCCTGCCTCTCGCCCAACTACCTCGCCCACCTCATCAAGAAGGAAACGGGCCGCACCTTCACCGAACTGCTGACCGAGCGCAGGCTGGCCCTGGCGCAGGAACTGCTGCTGGCCACCGGCGAGCGCATCGGCGAGATCGCGCGGCGCTGCGGCTTCGCGGACGAGGCGTACTTCGCGCGGCGCTTCCGCCAGTGGCACGGCCAGAGCCCGCGCGACTGGCGCACGGAGCGGCTGCGGGAACTGCAGGGCGAGGCCGCTGCCCGCGAACGCGTCCAAGTCTTGCGCTGA
- the ubiA gene encoding 4-hydroxybenzoate octaprenyltransferase, with product MQSTAPHRPPRPSRLALYLDLIRWSRPAGWLLLLWPTLSALWIAAGGFPGWHLLAVFTLGTILMRSAGCCVNDVADRDFDRHVKRTAQRPVTSGAVSVREALAVGAVLALVSFGLVLTTNAATVAWSLPALAVTMAYPFAKRFVSMPQAVLGVAFSMGIPMAFTAVGGTVPMLAAWLVLGNLCWVLAYDTEYAMVDRDDDLKIGMKTSAITLGRHDVPAVMAFYLAFVALWAWALAPFGLGWPLHAALAAVLLQVAWHWRLIRHRTRDGCFRAFTSNHWLGFTLFAGIVAGFALH from the coding sequence ATGCAGAGCACCGCACCGCACCGTCCCCCCCGGCCCTCGCGCCTGGCGCTGTACCTCGACCTGATCCGCTGGAGCCGGCCTGCCGGCTGGCTGCTGCTGCTCTGGCCTACGCTCTCGGCGCTGTGGATCGCGGCCGGAGGCTTTCCGGGCTGGCACCTGCTGGCCGTCTTCACGCTGGGCACCATCCTCATGCGCAGCGCAGGATGCTGCGTGAACGATGTCGCCGACCGCGACTTCGACCGGCACGTGAAGCGCACCGCGCAGCGCCCCGTCACCAGCGGCGCCGTATCGGTGCGCGAGGCGCTGGCCGTGGGCGCGGTGCTCGCCCTGGTGTCGTTCGGCCTCGTGCTCACCACCAATGCGGCCACCGTCGCGTGGTCGCTGCCCGCGCTGGCCGTCACCATGGCCTACCCGTTCGCCAAGCGCTTCGTCTCCATGCCCCAGGCCGTGCTCGGCGTGGCTTTCAGCATGGGCATCCCGATGGCCTTCACCGCGGTGGGTGGCACCGTGCCGATGCTGGCTGCCTGGCTGGTGCTGGGCAACCTCTGCTGGGTGCTGGCCTATGACACCGAATACGCCATGGTGGACCGCGACGACGACCTGAAGATCGGCATGAAGACCTCGGCGATCACCCTGGGGCGACACGACGTGCCGGCCGTGATGGCCTTCTACCTGGCGTTCGTCGCCCTCTGGGCCTGGGCGCTGGCGCCCTTCGGCCTGGGCTGGCCCCTGCATGCCGCGCTGGCCGCCGTGCTGCTCCAGGTGGCTTGGCACTGGCGCCTCATCCGGCACCGCACCCGCGATGGATGCTTCCGTGCATTCACCAGCAACCACTGGCTGGGCTTCACGCTGTTCGCGGGCATCGTGGCGGGGTTCGCACTGCACTGA
- a CDS encoding HD-GYP domain-containing protein, which yields MLKRISVQHLTLGMYLHQFCGSWMDHPFWRTGFVLQDPADLSRIHATAIQEVWIDVSKGRDVAAGVETVTPEQAEARRETDFQKLQDMPELKVAAPPPPAPSPAAPARSRGTAPTSMSEELAHAAALTSHARQTMTSMFTEARMGRVVDSTEARSLVEEISDSVTRNPSALISLARLKTADDYTYMHSVAVCALMVALGRQIGLEGDRLRTAGMAGLMHDIGKARIPLSVLNKPGKLTDDEFDVIRSHSEHGHRMLLACGGVDEEVLDACLHHHEKMDGSGYPHRLAGEDIGLIARMTAICDVYDAITSDRPYKRGWDPAESLRRMAEWTHGHFDARLFQAFVKSIGIYPVGSLVRLASGRIGVVMEQSASLVSPRVKVFFSTKSDLRIPTEVVDLSSPASGDKIVAREDPDKWRFPDLVDLWARPGGAAG from the coding sequence ATGCTCAAGCGAATCAGCGTACAGCACCTCACCCTGGGCATGTACCTGCACCAGTTCTGCGGCTCCTGGATGGACCATCCGTTCTGGCGCACGGGCTTCGTGCTGCAGGATCCGGCGGACCTCTCACGCATCCACGCCACGGCCATCCAGGAGGTCTGGATCGACGTCTCCAAGGGCCGCGACGTCGCCGCCGGGGTGGAAACCGTCACGCCCGAGCAGGCCGAAGCCCGGCGGGAGACGGATTTCCAGAAGTTGCAGGACATGCCGGAACTCAAGGTGGCCGCGCCACCACCGCCTGCGCCCTCCCCGGCGGCGCCCGCGCGTTCGCGGGGGACGGCGCCGACCAGCATGTCCGAGGAACTGGCGCATGCGGCGGCCCTGACCAGCCACGCCCGCCAGACGATGACCTCGATGTTCACCGAGGCGCGCATGGGACGGGTGGTGGATTCGACCGAGGCCCGCAGCCTCGTCGAGGAAATCTCCGACTCCGTGACGCGCAACCCGTCGGCCCTGATCAGTCTCGCGCGCCTGAAGACCGCGGACGACTACACCTACATGCATTCGGTGGCCGTGTGCGCGCTCATGGTGGCCCTGGGCCGCCAGATCGGCCTGGAGGGCGATCGCCTGCGCACCGCCGGCATGGCCGGCCTCATGCACGACATCGGCAAGGCGCGCATCCCTCTGTCGGTGCTGAACAAGCCCGGCAAGCTCACCGACGACGAGTTCGACGTGATCCGCAGCCACTCCGAGCACGGCCACCGGATGCTGCTGGCCTGCGGCGGCGTGGACGAGGAGGTGCTGGACGCCTGCCTGCACCACCACGAGAAGATGGACGGCAGCGGCTACCCGCACCGGCTCGCGGGTGAGGACATCGGCCTGATCGCGCGCATGACGGCGATCTGCGACGTCTATGACGCCATCACCTCCGACCGGCCCTACAAGCGCGGCTGGGATCCGGCCGAGTCGCTGCGCCGCATGGCCGAATGGACGCACGGGCATTTCGACGCGCGGCTGTTCCAGGCCTTCGTCAAGAGCATCGGCATCTATCCCGTCGGCTCGCTGGTGCGGCTCGCCTCGGGCCGCATCGGGGTGGTGATGGAGCAGTCCGCCTCGCTGGTCTCGCCGCGCGTGAAAGTGTTCTTCTCCACCAAATCCGACCTGCGCATCCCGACCGAGGTGGTCGATCTCTCCTCGCCCGCCTCCGGCGACAAGATCGTCGCGCGCGAAGATCCGGACAAATGGCGCTTCCCGGACCTGGTCGATCTCTGGGCCCGGCCCGGGGGCGCGGCCGGATGA
- a CDS encoding LysR substrate-binding domain-containing protein — protein sequence MTLTELKYIVAVAREKHFGRAADACYVSQPTLSVAIKKLEDELEVKLFERSAGEVSVTPLGEEIVRQAQSVLEQAAAIKEIAKRGKDPLAGVLTLGVIYTIGPYLLPELVRHAIARTPQMPLMLQENFTVKLLEMLRTGEIDCAIMAEPFPDTGLAMAPLYDEPFLAAVPSSHPLAERRSISAAELKSETMLLLGAGHCFRDHVLEVCPEFARYASNAEGIRRTFEGSSLETIKHMVSAGMGVTLVPRLSVPRDALHTGTKRRKSDDTHIRYLPIEEEDGSPPPMRRVVLAWRRSFTRYEAIAALRNAVYACELPGVTRLS from the coding sequence ATGACCCTCACAGAACTCAAATACATCGTCGCCGTTGCACGGGAGAAGCACTTCGGCCGCGCGGCGGACGCCTGCTACGTGTCGCAGCCCACCCTGTCGGTGGCGATCAAGAAGCTCGAGGACGAGCTGGAGGTCAAGCTCTTCGAGCGCAGCGCGGGGGAGGTGTCGGTGACGCCCCTGGGCGAGGAGATCGTGCGCCAGGCCCAGAGCGTGCTGGAACAGGCCGCGGCCATCAAGGAAATCGCCAAGCGCGGCAAGGATCCGCTGGCCGGCGTTCTCACGCTGGGCGTGATCTACACCATCGGCCCCTACCTGCTGCCCGAGCTGGTGCGGCACGCCATCGCCCGCACCCCGCAGATGCCGCTCATGCTGCAGGAGAACTTCACCGTCAAGCTGCTGGAGATGCTGCGCACCGGCGAGATCGACTGCGCCATCATGGCCGAGCCGTTCCCGGACACGGGCCTCGCCATGGCGCCGCTCTACGACGAGCCGTTCCTGGCGGCGGTGCCTTCGTCCCACCCCCTCGCCGAGCGCAGGAGCATCTCGGCCGCCGAGCTCAAGAGCGAGACCATGCTGCTGCTGGGCGCCGGCCACTGCTTCCGCGACCACGTGCTCGAGGTCTGCCCCGAGTTCGCGCGCTATGCGAGCAACGCCGAGGGCATCCGCCGCACCTTCGAGGGCTCGTCGCTGGAAACCATCAAGCACATGGTGTCGGCCGGCATGGGCGTCACGCTGGTTCCGCGCCTGTCCGTGCCGCGCGACGCGCTGCACACCGGCACCAAGCGCCGCAAGAGCGACGACACCCACATCCGTTATCTGCCCATCGAGGAAGAGGACGGCAGCCCGCCGCCCATGCGCCGCGTGGTCCTGGCCTGGCGCCGCAGCTTCACGCGCTACGAGGCCATCGCGGCGCTGCGCAACGCCGTGTACGCCTGCGAGCTGCCGGGCGTCACCCGCCTTTCCTGA
- a CDS encoding fumarylacetoacetate hydrolase family protein — protein sequence MQRRDILMNTTATLGGALAAGCASVAATPAAPSPFTLPVPAVPIAGSAEVFPVHRIYCIGRNYAAHAREMGSDPTREPPFFFQKPNDAIQYVPPGQTADHPYPALTRNYHYEVELVAALHSGGRNIPADQALQHVFGYAVGLDMTRRDLQGDMKDQKKPWEIGKSFDLSAPIGPIHRVARTGHFPRGAITLAVNGTVKQQADLDQMIWSVAEQIAKLSEAFELKAGDLIYSGTPENVGAVVRGDVMVAHIDGLPDLALKVV from the coding sequence ATGCAACGCAGAGACATCCTCATGAACACCACCGCCACCCTCGGCGGCGCCCTGGCCGCCGGCTGCGCCAGCGTCGCCGCCACGCCCGCCGCCCCCTCGCCCTTCACCCTGCCCGTGCCCGCCGTGCCGATCGCCGGCAGCGCCGAGGTCTTCCCGGTGCACCGCATCTACTGCATCGGCCGCAACTACGCGGCCCATGCCCGCGAGATGGGCTCGGACCCGACGCGCGAGCCGCCGTTTTTCTTTCAGAAGCCGAACGACGCGATCCAGTACGTGCCGCCCGGACAGACTGCCGACCACCCCTACCCGGCCCTGACGCGCAACTACCACTACGAAGTGGAACTGGTGGCCGCCCTGCACAGCGGCGGGCGCAACATCCCGGCCGACCAGGCCCTGCAGCACGTCTTCGGCTACGCCGTGGGCCTGGACATGACGCGCCGCGACCTGCAGGGCGACATGAAGGACCAGAAGAAGCCCTGGGAGATCGGCAAGAGCTTCGACCTCTCCGCTCCCATCGGCCCCATCCACCGCGTGGCACGGACGGGCCATTTCCCCCGCGGCGCGATCACCCTGGCGGTGAACGGCACCGTGAAGCAGCAGGCCGACCTCGACCAGATGATCTGGAGCGTGGCCGAACAGATCGCCAAGCTCTCCGAAGCCTTCGAGCTCAAGGCCGGCGACCTGATCTACAGCGGCACGCCGGAGAACGTGGGCGCTGTGGTGAGGGGGGACGTGATGGTGGCGCACATCGACGGGCTGCCGGACCTGGCGTTGAAGGTGGTGTGA
- a CDS encoding Dps family protein — protein MAKASGKSTASRSPATAPRINIGISDKDRAAIAQGLSRLLADTYTLYLTTHNFHWNVTGPMFNSLHTMFMEQYTELWNAVDPVAERIRSLGHPAPGSYAEFGRLTSLADVPGTPPAALDMVRILVEGHEAVARTARELFPVADKASDEPTADLLTQRLTVHEQTAWMLRSLLEG, from the coding sequence ATGGCCAAAGCCTCCGGCAAATCCACTGCATCCCGGTCCCCCGCCACCGCGCCGCGCATCAACATCGGCATCAGCGACAAGGACCGCGCCGCCATCGCGCAGGGCCTCTCGCGCCTGCTCGCCGACACCTACACGCTCTACCTGACCACGCACAATTTCCACTGGAACGTGACGGGCCCGATGTTCAACTCGCTGCACACCATGTTCATGGAGCAGTACACCGAACTGTGGAACGCCGTCGATCCGGTGGCCGAGCGCATCCGTTCGCTGGGCCATCCCGCCCCCGGCTCCTATGCCGAGTTCGGCCGCCTGACCTCGCTGGCCGACGTGCCCGGCACGCCGCCCGCGGCGCTGGACATGGTGCGCATCCTGGTCGAAGGCCATGAAGCCGTGGCCCGCACCGCGCGCGAACTGTTCCCCGTGGCCGACAAGGCCAGCGACGAGCCCACGGCCGATCTGCTCACCCAGCGCCTGACCGTGCATGAGCAGACCGCCTGGATGCTGCGCTCGCTGCTGGAAGGTTGA
- a CDS encoding gamma-glutamyltransferase family protein, which translates to MTAPRGDRAIDSTLPYASHRSAVMGRNVVSTSQPLAAQAGLRMLQAGGNAVDAALAAAMVLTVVEPTGCGIGSDAFAIVWDGQELHGLNASGRAPAAWTPGYFAERGGIPETGWNAVTVPGAVSGWVALSRRFGRLPFAQLAQPAIDYARGGFAVSPTIARQWALGAAKLGGQPGFAECFMPGGRTPRAGEIFRSEAHARTLERIAATEGEDFYRGELARQMAAHARANGGAMTEEDLAAHQADWVGTVSRRFGDSVIHEIPPNGQGIAALMALGMLDAHGIGAQPVDHVDTVHASIEAMKLALADLYRHNADADAMRVAARDLLSDAYVRERAALIDPARAGDPGHGTPRPGGTVYLAAADESGMMVSFIQSNYMGFGSGVVVPGTGISLQNRGHCFTAEAGHANEVAPRKRPSHTIIPAFAMDADGAPRMAFGVMGGPMQSQGHVQMVLRVLRYGQNPQAAADAPRWRVTGGRGVAVEPTFDPAVAEALRARGHEVAVEAGDGVFAFGGAQLVLRLDSGAYAAGSDPRKDGHAVAY; encoded by the coding sequence GCAGCGCGGTCATGGGCCGCAATGTCGTGTCCACCTCCCAGCCCCTGGCGGCCCAGGCCGGGCTGCGGATGCTGCAGGCGGGGGGCAATGCGGTCGATGCAGCCCTGGCCGCGGCGATGGTGCTCACCGTGGTCGAGCCCACGGGCTGCGGCATCGGCAGCGACGCATTCGCCATCGTGTGGGACGGCCAGGAGCTGCACGGCCTGAACGCCTCGGGGCGGGCCCCCGCCGCCTGGACGCCCGGCTACTTCGCCGAGCGTGGAGGCATCCCGGAGACGGGCTGGAATGCCGTGACGGTGCCGGGCGCCGTCTCCGGCTGGGTGGCGCTCTCGCGGCGCTTCGGCCGCCTGCCTTTCGCGCAACTCGCGCAGCCGGCCATCGATTACGCGCGCGGCGGCTTCGCCGTCTCGCCCACCATCGCCCGGCAATGGGCGCTGGGGGCCGCCAAGCTGGGCGGCCAGCCCGGGTTCGCCGAATGCTTCATGCCCGGAGGCCGCACGCCGCGCGCGGGCGAGATCTTCCGCAGCGAAGCCCATGCCCGCACCCTGGAGCGCATCGCCGCCACCGAAGGCGAAGACTTCTACCGCGGCGAGCTGGCCCGGCAGATGGCGGCGCACGCCCGCGCGAACGGCGGCGCGATGACCGAGGAGGATCTCGCGGCCCACCAGGCCGACTGGGTGGGCACCGTGAGCCGGCGTTTCGGTGATTCGGTGATCCACGAGATCCCGCCCAACGGCCAGGGCATCGCGGCGCTGATGGCGCTGGGCATGCTGGATGCGCACGGCATAGGCGCACAGCCCGTGGACCACGTGGACACCGTGCACGCGAGCATCGAGGCCATGAAGCTCGCGCTGGCGGACCTGTACCGGCACAACGCCGATGCGGACGCCATGCGCGTGGCCGCGCGCGACCTGCTGTCGGACGCCTACGTGCGCGAGCGCGCCGCGCTCATCGACCCGGCCCGCGCGGGCGACCCCGGCCACGGCACGCCGCGCCCGGGCGGCACCGTGTACCTCGCCGCGGCCGACGAGAGCGGCATGATGGTCTCCTTCATCCAGTCCAACTACATGGGCTTCGGCTCGGGCGTGGTGGTGCCGGGCACGGGCATCAGCCTGCAGAACCGCGGCCACTGCTTCACGGCCGAGGCGGGCCACGCGAACGAGGTGGCGCCGCGCAAGCGCCCCTCGCACACCATCATCCCGGCCTTCGCCATGGATGCCGACGGCGCGCCGCGCATGGCCTTCGGCGTCATGGGCGGGCCGATGCAGTCCCAGGGACATGTGCAGATGGTGCTGCGCGTGCTGCGCTACGGACAGAACCCGCAGGCTGCCGCCGATGCCCCGCGCTGGCGCGTGACGGGCGGCCGCGGCGTGGCCGTGGAGCCCACATTCGATCCCGCCGTGGCAGAGGCTTTGCGCGCGCGCGGCCACGAGGTGGCGGTGGAGGCAGGCGATGGCGTCTTCGCGTTCGGCGGCGCCCAGCTGGTGCTGCGGCTGGACAGCGGCGCCTATGCGGCGGGATCGGACCCGCGCAAGGACGGACACGCCGTCGCGTACTGA